The following DNA comes from Verrucomicrobiota bacterium.
CGGTGCAGGGCGAATCGTCCATCGTTCAACCTTTGATTGCGCCGCTTTACGGCGGGATTTCTGTCCATCAACTGCTGGCGGCATTTCTGGGCCAACCGGCGGCGATCGATTATGACATCGTGCGCGATTATTGGCGCCGGCACGGCAACTGGGGCCCGGACTTCGAAAAACAGTGGCGCCAGGTCCTGAGCGACGGGGTGATCGCTAACAGCGCCACCCCCGAGATTACCTCGTCAGGTGCGTCGCCCGGACCCGGGGCGGCGCCGCCACCGGCGCCGGCGGGTGGGCCGGTCGGGAATGAAGGTTACGAGATCACGTTTGCCCCGGACCCGGCGTTATGGGATGGGCAGTTTGCCAACAACGCGTGGCTGCAGGAACTGCCCAAGCCTTTTTCAAAAATTACCTGGGGGAATCCCGCCGTCATCAGCCCACGGGCGGCGCAACAACTCCGCGTCGAAAACGGCGACGTCGTCCGGCTCCGGCGCGAGGGCGCGGAATTGGAAATCCCGGTTTGGATCCAGCCCGGCCAGGCCGAACGCACCATTACCCTTTACCTGGGCAATGGGCGGCAGCGGGCCGGCCGCGTGGGCAACGGCACCGGTGTCGACACCTACCGCATGCGCTTATCATCCGGCCTATGGTTCTGCAGCGGGGTGCAGGTGGAGCGCGCCGGCCGCTACGTCCAGCTCGCCCAGACTCACCTGCATCACTCCATGCATGGGCGGGACTTCCTCCGGACCCTGCCGTTGACCGAATTCCAAGCCGGCAAGCGGCCCGAAGGCCGTGAGCCGGATCCCGAACCGGATGACACGCTTTACAATCCCACGAAACTGTTGACGGCGGCACGCCAGTGGGGAATGTCGATCAACCTCAGCACCTGCATCGGGTGCGCGGCCTGCGTGATCGCCTGCCAGGCGGAAAACAACATCCCCTCAGTCGGGGCAGGCCAGGTGATCATGGGAAGAGAAATGCACTGGATCCGGGTCGACCACTATTTCGAGGGGGATCCGGCCAATCCGCGGATCTACCAGCAGCCCGTTCCGTGCATGCACTGCGAGACCGCGCCGTGCGAACTGGTGTGCCCGGTGGAAGCCACGTTGCACAGCAGTGACGGCCTGAACCAACAGGTTTACAACCGTTGCGTCGGCACCCGCTACTGTTCCAACAACTGTCCGTACAAGGTGCGCCGGTTCAACTTCCTGCAATTCGCGGACACCAGGACCCCGGGCTCGCAATTGGTCTGGAACCCGCAAGTGACGGTCCGAAGCCGGGGCGTGATGGAGAAGTGCACTTATTGCGTTCAACGGATCCGCACCACCGAGATCCAGGCCGAGAATGAAAACCGGCCCATCGAGGATGGAGAAATCGTGCCGGCGTGCGCGCAGGCCTGCCCGGCCGACGCGATCGTCTTCGGCAACGTGGCGGATCCGCATTCGCAAGTTTCACGTCTGAAAGCCCTCCGTTTGGATTATTCCATGTTGGGCGACCTTAACACCCGTCCGCGGACCACCTACCTGGCCCGGGTTGAATGGACGGGCAAACCGGCGCCTGCGACTCCTGACGACAAACGGCCAACGACATGATCACGGACCAGACGCAGGCGAAGGAAGGAACGCGGGCTCAAGCGGAGAAGGAAGAAACGCCGGAACCGCTGGTGCGGCCGGGCGAAACCTTCAGGTCCGTAACCGAGAAGATCAGCGGCATCGTCCTGGACCGGCGCCATCCGTTACCCTGGTGGATCTGTTTCGGCGCGGGCTTTCTGCTGATGATGGGGTTCTTCTACGCGGTTTCCGTACTGCTGGCGGTCGGCGTCGGGATCTGGGGCATCAACATCCCGGTGGCGTGGGGTTTTGCGATCACGAACTTCGTCTGGTGGATCGGGATCGGGCACGCCGGCACCCTGATCTCCGCCATTCTCCTCCTGCTGCTCCAAAAATGGCGCAACTCGATCAACCGGCTGGCTGAAGCGATGACGCTTTTCGCAGTCGCCTGTGCGGGCCTGTTTCCGCTGCTGCACCTGGGGCGGCCCTGGGCTTTTTTCTGGCTGTTACCGTACCCGAACGGCATGGAACTGTGGCCGCAGTTCCGCAGCGCCCTGGTGTGGGACGTATTCGCGGTCGGAACCTACCTGACGGTCTCCATCTACTTTTGGTACACCGGCCTGGTGCCTGACGCGGCGACGTTGCGGGACCGGGCGAAAACGCGTTTCGGCCGGGTGGTTTTCGGTATCCTGGCGCTGGGTTGGCGTGGATCGGCACGCCACTGGCGGAACTATGAATCGGCCTACCTGCTGATGGCCGGCCTGGCAACCCCGCTGGTGCTCTCGGTGCACAGCGTTGTCAGCTTCGACTTCGCGACGGCAATCGTGCCGGGCTGGCATTCTACCATTTTCCCGCCTTACTTCGTCGCGGGCGCGGTCTACTCGGGATTCGCCATGGTGCTCAACATCATGATCCCCCTGCGCAAGTGGTACGGGTTGGAGAACATAGTAACCGGGAAACACCTCGACAACATGGGCAAGGTGATGCTCGCCACCGGTTTGATGCTCGCTTACGGCTACGTCTTCGACATGTTCACCGCGTGGTACAGCGCGGATCCGGCCGAACAGTATTCACTGGTCAACCGTGCGGGCGGACCCTACGCGTGGGTCTTCTGGCTGCTGATCCTGGTTAACGTGATCCTGCCCCAGGCGTTGTGGTGGCCGTACGTGCGAAGAAATCCCGTCCCGCTCTTCTTCGCCGCGCTCAGCATCAACCTGGGCATGTGGATCGAGCGTTTCGTCATTGTGGTCGTCAGCCTTAACCGTGACTACCTGCCGTCGAGCTGGCGCCTGTTCATTCCCACCGGTTGGGACTGGTTAACCCTCTTCGGCAGCCTCGGCTTGTTCTTCGCCCTCATCTTCCTCTTCGTCCGGTTCTTGCCGATGGTAACCATATTCGAGGTCCGATCTTTGATCGCGGAAGAAAAGGAGGGCTCGGCGTGAAAGGGTTTTCTACCGTCTACGGCGTGATCGCCGAGTACAACTCGGAAGACGCGCTCTGCGAAGCCGCCCGGAACGCGCGGGCGCACGGTTACCGCAAGCTCGACGCGTTCAGCCCGTTGCCGGTCAAAGGTCTGGACGAGATCCTTGGGCTTAAACCGAGCCGGGCGCCCGTCTGGGTGTTCACCGGAGGGCTGATCGGCGGCTTCACCGGGTACTTCATGCAGCTGTGGGGAGTCGGGATCAACTACCCATTCGACGTCGGCGGGCGCCCTCTGAACAGCTGGCCGCTTTTCATTCCGATTACCTTCGAACTGACAATCCTGGGAGGAGCAACTGCAGCCGTCCTCTCGTTGTTTTTCCTGAACGGGCTCCCGCGGTTGAATCATCCGGTCTTCGCGGCGCCGGGTTTCGAACGCGCCACGACCGACGCGTTCTTCCTTTGCGTGCTGTCGAGCGACCCGGACTTCGATCCGATGCTGGTGCGCCGGTTTTTTCTCCAGGAGACCGGCGCCATCACGGTAACGGAGTTACGCCGATGAAAATGCCCGCGCTTTTTCTGGCCGTCGCTGCGTGCGGGCTGATGGGGTGCCGCAATGAAATGAGGTACGACTCACGGCTGAAACCTTACCAGGAGACCCCGTTTTTCGCCGATCGCAACTCTTCACGCCCCTTGGTAAGCGGCGTGGTCCCGCGCGGGGAGGCGCGCACGGATGATTTTTTTTACACCGGGGAGATCAATGGTCACCTGGTGCGCGGATTTCCCGCGCCGGTCACGCTTGAGCAACTCAGGAAAGGGCGGGAGCGCTATAATATTTACTGTTCGGTGTGTCACGGCATCACCGGGGTAGGGGACGGCATGATCGTGCAGCGGGGTTTCCCGCGGCCGCCCTCCTTTCACGATCAGCGCCTCCGGGACGCCCCGGAGGGGCACTTCTTTCACGTAATCACCCATGGCTACGGCGCGATGTACTCGTACGCCGGCCGGGTTGAACCCGCGGAACGCTGGGCGATTATCGCCTACATCCGTGCGCTGCAGTTAAGCCGTGACGCCAGGGTCGACGACGTGCCGCCGGCTGAGCGTGTTCACCTGCCGGAAAACGGAGGGAACAGTGGCGGGCACTAACGCAAACCGCCAAACCCTTGGGCAGTTAGGCGGGAGCATTGTCGCCGTCGCCGCCCTTGCGGCACTGATCGTCGGGTTTGTGGTTAATCCGAGGCAGGCCTATCCCTCCTACCTGATCGGGTTCCTGTTCTGGCTGGGGCTGACGCTGGGCGGCCTGCCGGTGCTCATGCTGCATCATCTGGTCGGCGGCAAATGGGGTTTTACCCTCCGCCCGGTTTTCAGTGCCGCGCTGGCGACCCTGCCCCTCATGACGGCGTTAGTGTTGCCGCTCTTCTTCGGCCTGAAACACCTTTATCCCTGGGCCGGGCTGCCGGCCGAACATGCGGCCCACGTGCTTCACCAGCGCGCCATCTACCTGAACACCCCGGCGTTGATCATCCGGACCATCGTGTACTATGCCGTTTGGCTGGGGTTAGCCTGGCTGCTGGTCTGGCGTCCCGTTCCGGCCGGCGCTCAACCCTCAAAAATCCGGGCCAGGCTGCAGCTGATCAGCGGAATCGGGCTCGTGGTCTTTTGCGTGCTCACGTCGTTTACGGTTATCGACTTGCTGATGGCAGTCGAACCGGCGTGGTATTCCAGCATTTTTCCCGGGATCGTGTTGGACGGCCAGGTGCTGTGCGCGCTGGCGCTGGCCCTCCTGCTCAGTCTGCCTCGGTCCAAGGCCGGCCGCGACCGTCTCGATGAGGAGCAGCTCAACCATATTTCGACCCTGCTCTTCGCGTTCATCCTGCTGTGGGCTTACTTCAGCGTTTCCCAATTGATCATCATTTATGCCGGTGACTTGCCGCATGAGATCAGCTGGTACCTGCACCGGACACGAGGAAGCTGGCTCTGGGTGGCGTGGGTCGTGGCCGT
Coding sequences within:
- a CDS encoding DUF3341 domain-containing protein, giving the protein MKGFSTVYGVIAEYNSEDALCEAARNARAHGYRKLDAFSPLPVKGLDEILGLKPSRAPVWVFTGGLIGGFTGYFMQLWGVGINYPFDVGGRPLNSWPLFIPITFELTILGGATAAVLSLFFLNGLPRLNHPVFAAPGFERATTDAFFLCVLSSDPDFDPMLVRRFFLQETGAITVTELRR
- the nrfD gene encoding polysulfide reductase NrfD; this translates as MITDQTQAKEGTRAQAEKEETPEPLVRPGETFRSVTEKISGIVLDRRHPLPWWICFGAGFLLMMGFFYAVSVLLAVGVGIWGINIPVAWGFAITNFVWWIGIGHAGTLISAILLLLLQKWRNSINRLAEAMTLFAVACAGLFPLLHLGRPWAFFWLLPYPNGMELWPQFRSALVWDVFAVGTYLTVSIYFWYTGLVPDAATLRDRAKTRFGRVVFGILALGWRGSARHWRNYESAYLLMAGLATPLVLSVHSVVSFDFATAIVPGWHSTIFPPYFVAGAVYSGFAMVLNIMIPLRKWYGLENIVTGKHLDNMGKVMLATGLMLAYGYVFDMFTAWYSADPAEQYSLVNRAGGPYAWVFWLLILVNVILPQALWWPYVRRNPVPLFFAALSINLGMWIERFVIVVVSLNRDYLPSSWRLFIPTGWDWLTLFGSLGLFFALIFLFVRFLPMVTIFEVRSLIAEEKEGSA
- a CDS encoding cytochrome c, giving the protein MKMPALFLAVAACGLMGCRNEMRYDSRLKPYQETPFFADRNSSRPLVSGVVPRGEARTDDFFYTGEINGHLVRGFPAPVTLEQLRKGRERYNIYCSVCHGITGVGDGMIVQRGFPRPPSFHDQRLRDAPEGHFFHVITHGYGAMYSYAGRVEPAERWAIIAYIRALQLSRDARVDDVPPAERVHLPENGGNSGGH
- a CDS encoding TAT-variant-translocated molybdopterin oxidoreductase, translating into MTDPDPSPRPEDPASRRRWRSLDELSQSDEFRAWAQREFPEGASEFSDAVERREFLRVMGAALAMAGLGACSRPPQLKIVPYVEQPEEILPDRPLYFSTAMTLGGFATGLVIRSNEGRPTKVEGNLSHPCSLGATGPLEQAAVLQLYDPDRSRVVLHEGNIEPFEALLGAVLGEMERQRPERGRRFRLLTGAVSSPTLISQINALRAALPEMKWHQWEPFSRWSIYRAGQLTTGQLAEPDYRLENADVIVTLDYDFLGIAPDRLRLAKAFTRRRRFDRDDFRDPNTLFVAEPALTITGSVAQARLPSAAREIDWLARNLGARLQVCPAPAKAAEGSARDWLDAAVAALQGHPGRSLVLAGPGQHTETHALIHSINQKLGNLGQTITYRQVAAAEPVDHPASLRELVQDLATGAADSVLVLGGNPVFTAPADFKLGDKLGRARFSLYAGLYDDETAACCRWHVPERHFLEGWSDTRAVQGESSIVQPLIAPLYGGISVHQLLAAFLGQPAAIDYDIVRDYWRRHGNWGPDFEKQWRQVLSDGVIANSATPEITSSGASPGPGAAPPPAPAGGPVGNEGYEITFAPDPALWDGQFANNAWLQELPKPFSKITWGNPAVISPRAAQQLRVENGDVVRLRREGAELEIPVWIQPGQAERTITLYLGNGRQRAGRVGNGTGVDTYRMRLSSGLWFCSGVQVERAGRYVQLAQTHLHHSMHGRDFLRTLPLTEFQAGKRPEGREPDPEPDDTLYNPTKLLTAARQWGMSINLSTCIGCAACVIACQAENNIPSVGAGQVIMGREMHWIRVDHYFEGDPANPRIYQQPVPCMHCETAPCELVCPVEATLHSSDGLNQQVYNRCVGTRYCSNNCPYKVRRFNFLQFADTRTPGSQLVWNPQVTVRSRGVMEKCTYCVQRIRTTEIQAENENRPIEDGEIVPACAQACPADAIVFGNVADPHSQVSRLKALRLDYSMLGDLNTRPRTTYLARVEWTGKPAPATPDDKRPTT